One Psychrosphaera aestuarii DNA window includes the following coding sequences:
- a CDS encoding FlgO family outer membrane protein, producing the protein MKKIITALIVTNLAACSSMSDWSWEDSYSHEENIEHVAVVDEEQNMTDTANNDQELANSGEVSQQKSRIDSEQVPSASDASLKFQNDYRQHLLTRMNEIGRNQPNRSSRDKNINFYVRGLMQDLVSNMKYVNASTPIAVTSFVMLDSNFQYADILGKQLSESFIHEVHKFGIPVIDFKATDFVRVTPDGDFIFSKDYLELEGDLPIKYAVAGTLTKQLSGYLVNARVIGVESKAVVASAQGFLPNNVVNQLVSSGFNDGIPLSSTQRSVD; encoded by the coding sequence ATGAAAAAAATTATTACCGCATTAATCGTAACAAATTTGGCCGCTTGTTCTTCAATGTCTGATTGGTCTTGGGAAGATTCTTATAGTCATGAAGAAAATATTGAACATGTAGCAGTGGTCGACGAAGAACAAAACATGACTGATACAGCGAACAATGATCAAGAGTTAGCTAACTCAGGTGAGGTTTCACAACAAAAGTCTCGTATTGATAGTGAACAAGTGCCGTCGGCAAGTGATGCAAGCCTTAAGTTTCAAAACGATTACCGCCAACATCTACTCACAAGAATGAACGAAATTGGTCGAAATCAGCCAAATCGTTCAAGTCGTGATAAAAACATTAATTTTTATGTTCGAGGTTTAATGCAAGACCTAGTTTCAAACATGAAATATGTGAACGCGAGTACGCCAATAGCGGTGACCAGCTTTGTGATGTTAGATAGCAATTTTCAATATGCCGATATTTTAGGCAAGCAACTGTCAGAAAGCTTCATTCACGAAGTGCACAAATTTGGCATTCCGGTTATTGATTTTAAAGCGACTGATTTTGTAAGAGTTACGCCAGATGGAGACTTTATTTTTAGTAAAGACTACCTTGAATTAGAAGGCGACTTACCTATTAAATATGCCGTTGCAGGAACATTGACAAAACAACTTAGTGGCTATTTAGTGAATGCAAGAGTGATAGGTGTTGAGTCCAAAGCCGTTGTCGCATCAGCGCAAGGATTTTTACCTAATAATGTTGTAAATCAGCTTGTGTCTAGTGGCTTTAATGACGGTATTCCATTAAGTAGTACGCAACGCTCAGTCGATTAA
- a CDS encoding YgiQ family radical SAM protein, translated as MQANKARPTSPIKPPAATVKTDKKLWDYPKYWAECFGPAPFLPTTREEMDLLGWDSCDVIIVTGDAYVDHPSFGMAVIGRMLEAQGFRVGIIDQPDWHSKDDFMRLGKPNLYFGITAGNMDSMINRYTADRKLRHDDAYTPDNIGGKRPDRAVTVYSQRCREAFKGVPIVIGGIEASLRRIGHYDYWSNKVRRSVIFDSKADMLIFGNAERPLVEITHRLAKGEDIKEVKNVRGTAIVVKEALPDWQGIDSTHIDKPGIIDPKLNPYQEYDANTCSNKDEAIQESAADATGVSQAVVVQPYDRQKSKSQLRRPWDRVYVKLPAFEVVSQNEVLYAHTNRILHQETNPGCAKALMQRHGDRSVWINPPAFPLETEEMDFVFGMPFARVPHPKYDGKKIPAYDMIKTSVNIMRGCYGGCTFCSITEHEGRIIQSRSEDSIINEIEQIRDTVPGFTGVISDLGGPTANMYMLRCKSEKAEATCRRASCVYPDICSHMDTDHEPTINLYQRARELPGIKKILIASGVRYDLAVQDPRYVKELVTHHVGGYLKIAPEHTEQGPLSKMMKPGMGSYYQFKELFEKYSKEAGKEQYLIPYFIAAHPGTEIQDMINLALWLKENRFRLDQVQNFYPSPMATATTMYHTEIDTLHKVKKQNDVVPIPRGEKERRLHKAILRYHDPQNWKMIRHALKEMGLTKLIGHGPNHLVPPASPNEENRSKGNGGRKPQVGANKGQRALTRHSGLQQFDNKPKAKGKTAGKSSGRPPAKKKPSRI; from the coding sequence ATGCAAGCAAACAAAGCCCGACCAACTTCTCCAATTAAGCCGCCCGCGGCCACGGTAAAAACCGATAAAAAACTTTGGGACTATCCAAAGTATTGGGCTGAATGTTTTGGACCTGCACCTTTTTTACCGACCACACGCGAAGAAATGGACCTACTCGGTTGGGACAGTTGTGATGTTATTATTGTTACTGGTGACGCTTATGTCGATCATCCAAGTTTCGGTATGGCTGTTATTGGCCGTATGCTTGAAGCACAAGGTTTCCGTGTTGGCATAATCGACCAGCCTGATTGGCATAGCAAAGACGACTTTATGCGTTTAGGAAAGCCAAACCTGTACTTCGGCATTACCGCTGGCAACATGGACTCAATGATTAACCGTTACACCGCCGATAGAAAACTTCGTCACGACGATGCGTACACACCTGATAACATAGGTGGAAAACGTCCCGATAGAGCGGTAACCGTTTATTCTCAGCGTTGTCGCGAAGCTTTTAAAGGCGTGCCAATTGTAATAGGTGGAATTGAAGCGAGTCTTCGTCGAATTGGTCACTATGATTATTGGTCAAACAAAGTGCGTCGTTCTGTTATTTTTGATTCTAAAGCTGACATGCTTATCTTTGGTAACGCCGAACGCCCGCTTGTAGAAATTACGCATCGCTTAGCCAAGGGCGAAGATATAAAAGAAGTTAAGAATGTTCGTGGCACCGCAATTGTTGTTAAGGAAGCATTACCTGATTGGCAAGGTATTGATTCTACGCATATCGATAAGCCTGGTATCATCGACCCTAAGTTGAACCCTTATCAAGAGTACGATGCCAATACCTGTAGTAATAAAGACGAAGCTATTCAAGAAAGTGCTGCCGATGCAACCGGCGTTAGTCAAGCGGTTGTTGTGCAGCCGTACGATCGTCAAAAATCAAAATCTCAATTACGCAGACCATGGGATAGAGTCTATGTAAAACTTCCTGCCTTTGAAGTAGTCTCGCAAAATGAAGTGCTTTACGCACACACTAACCGAATTTTGCATCAAGAAACGAACCCAGGTTGCGCAAAAGCATTAATGCAACGCCATGGGGACAGAAGCGTTTGGATTAACCCGCCAGCATTTCCATTAGAAACAGAAGAGATGGACTTTGTTTTTGGTATGCCATTCGCACGAGTTCCGCATCCAAAATACGACGGCAAAAAAATTCCAGCTTATGACATGATTAAAACCTCAGTGAATATCATGCGTGGTTGTTATGGCGGCTGTACTTTCTGTTCAATTACAGAGCACGAAGGTCGCATTATTCAGAGTCGTTCAGAAGACTCGATCATTAACGAAATCGAGCAAATTAGAGATACAGTTCCAGGCTTTACTGGTGTTATTTCTGACTTAGGCGGACCAACGGCCAACATGTACATGTTGCGTTGTAAATCTGAAAAGGCAGAAGCCACATGTCGACGTGCATCCTGTGTTTATCCAGACATTTGTAGTCATATGGATACTGACCACGAACCGACGATTAATCTATATCAACGAGCGCGTGAATTGCCTGGCATTAAGAAGATCTTAATTGCATCTGGTGTTCGCTACGATTTAGCGGTTCAAGATCCGCGTTACGTAAAAGAATTGGTAACTCATCATGTTGGTGGTTATTTAAAAATTGCACCAGAGCACACAGAACAAGGTCCTTTGTCAAAAATGATGAAGCCAGGCATGGGCAGTTACTATCAATTTAAAGAGCTTTTCGAAAAGTATTCAAAAGAAGCTGGAAAAGAGCAGTACTTAATACCGTATTTTATTGCGGCACACCCTGGAACAGAAATTCAAGATATGATCAATTTGGCATTATGGTTAAAAGAAAACCGTTTCCGCTTAGATCAGGTTCAGAATTTCTATCCATCGCCAATGGCTACTGCAACAACTATGTATCACACTGAAATTGATACGTTACATAAAGTTAAAAAGCAAAATGACGTTGTGCCTATTCCTCGTGGCGAAAAAGAACGACGCTTACACAAGGCGATATTGCGTTATCACGATCCACAAAACTGGAAAATGATCCGTCACGCTCTAAAAGAAATGGGTTTAACTAAGCTTATTGGTCATGGTCCTAATCATTTAGTGCCTCCTGCGTCGCCAAATGAAGAGAACCGCAGCAAAGGGAACGGTGGACGTAAGCCTCAAGTTGGCGCAAACAAAGGTCAAAGAGCGCTTACACGTCACTCTGGTTTACAGCAGTTTGATAATAAGCCTAAAGCGAAGGGTAAAACAGCGGGTAAGTCTTCGGGCCGCCCACCAGCTAAAAAGAAGCCTAGCCGAATTTAA
- the suhB gene encoding inositol-1-monophosphatase: protein MQPMLNIAVRAARNAGKIIAKAYEQLDMVKSELKGANDFVTNVDIEAEQAIISTIQASYPDHSFVAEESGVIAGNSKYQWIIDPLDGTTNFVKGIPHFAVSIALKVDGRLEQAVVFDPIRGELFSASKGAGAQLDGKRIRVSKAKDLSGTVLATGFPFKQKHQIEAYSKIFNDLFLQVADMRRAGSAALDICYVAAGRVEGFFEIGLRPWDTAAGQLIAQEAGAVVSDFEGGNNHDKSGNIVVATPKVLGAILKSIRPHLNDGLRTLR, encoded by the coding sequence ATGCAACCGATGTTAAACATCGCAGTCCGTGCTGCGCGAAATGCTGGTAAAATTATTGCTAAAGCATATGAGCAATTAGATATGGTTAAGTCAGAGCTGAAAGGCGCTAATGACTTTGTAACCAACGTAGATATTGAAGCGGAGCAAGCAATCATCTCTACAATTCAGGCTTCATACCCTGATCATTCATTTGTTGCAGAAGAAAGCGGTGTAATCGCTGGCAATTCAAAATACCAATGGATTATCGACCCTCTAGACGGCACAACAAACTTTGTTAAAGGTATTCCTCACTTTGCGGTTTCTATCGCGCTAAAAGTTGATGGTCGCCTTGAGCAAGCGGTCGTATTTGATCCTATTCGTGGTGAGTTATTCTCTGCATCAAAAGGTGCTGGCGCTCAGTTAGACGGAAAACGTATCCGTGTATCCAAAGCAAAAGACTTATCAGGTACTGTATTAGCAACTGGCTTCCCATTTAAACAAAAGCATCAAATTGAAGCATATTCGAAAATATTCAATGACTTGTTCCTACAGGTAGCTGATATGCGTCGTGCAGGCTCAGCTGCGCTTGACATCTGTTATGTCGCTGCAGGTCGTGTTGAAGGATTTTTTGAAATTGGTTTACGTCCTTGGGATACAGCGGCAGGCCAGCTTATCGCACAAGAAGCCGGTGCGGTAGTTTCAGATTTTGAAGGTGGCAACAACCACGACAAGTCTGGCAATATTGTTGTAGCAACACCAAAGGTACTAGGTGCGATTCTTAAATCAATACGCCCACACCTTAATGATGGTTTACGCACGCTTCGTTAA
- a CDS encoding FlgO family outer membrane protein, with product MKLLLLIMVISLAGCTTIERLAELQNPPVEKGYEQYEPSRQGQSFHYHVEQLARQLLNTTNQFNVSQPILVGTFLPSDTLSMETNRSIAPFGIQIQESLVTFLTQAGLKVTEFKVQTQADIAPTADIFMSRNVNSLEKNVTADYLLVGHYIQQENELIVNARLIDLSDKTVVAAATDYIPMNTMWSHEKVKLKNEQLYRGEY from the coding sequence ATGAAACTGTTGTTATTAATCATGGTGATTAGTTTAGCGGGTTGTACGACGATTGAGCGTCTGGCTGAGTTGCAAAATCCCCCAGTAGAAAAGGGGTATGAGCAATACGAGCCTAGTCGCCAAGGTCAGTCTTTTCATTATCACGTTGAACAATTAGCTCGTCAGTTGCTAAACACGACTAATCAATTTAATGTCAGTCAGCCTATATTAGTAGGCACATTTTTGCCATCTGATACATTATCGATGGAAACCAATCGATCCATTGCCCCTTTTGGCATTCAAATTCAAGAAAGTTTAGTAACGTTTTTAACGCAAGCCGGGCTTAAAGTCACTGAGTTTAAAGTTCAAACGCAGGCGGATATTGCGCCTACGGCTGATATTTTTATGAGTCGAAACGTAAATAGTTTAGAAAAAAATGTTACGGCCGATTACTTACTAGTAGGCCATTACATCCAGCAAGAAAATGAATTAATTGTTAATGCCAGACTGATCGACCTGTCTGACAAGACCGTTGTTGCAGCCGCAACAGATTATATTCCAATGAATACAATGTGGAGCCATGAAAAGGTGAAGCTTAAAAATGAACAACTTTATCGTGGCGAATACTAG
- the fdx gene encoding ISC system 2Fe-2S type ferredoxin translates to MPQIIFLPHADLCPDGAVLEGEKGESVLNVALKNDIDIEHACEKVCACTTCHIIVREGFDSLEESDELEDDMLDKAWGLEAESRLGCQAIIRDEDLVVEIPKYSLNHAKENH, encoded by the coding sequence ATGCCACAAATTATATTTTTACCTCATGCTGATCTTTGTCCAGATGGGGCTGTTTTAGAAGGCGAGAAAGGCGAGTCAGTGCTTAACGTAGCCTTAAAAAATGATATAGACATTGAACATGCTTGTGAAAAAGTATGCGCATGCACTACTTGTCACATCATTGTTCGTGAAGGTTTTGATTCATTAGAAGAAAGCGATGAACTAGAAGACGATATGCTTGATAAAGCATGGGGATTAGAAGCAGAATCTCGATTAGGTTGCCAAGCTATTATTAGAGATGAAGACTTAGTGGTAGAGATCCCAAAATATAGTTTAAATCACGCTAAAGAAAATCATTAA
- a CDS encoding RnfH family protein, whose protein sequence is MSEKITIEVAYALPEKQSLLELQVNKAATVEEAINTSGILVSHPEVDLSVLKVGIWSKTCKLDANLRDGDRIEIYRPLIADPKEVRKRRAEKAIQEGRADKVTGGRPNPRKKAED, encoded by the coding sequence ATGTCTGAAAAAATTACTATTGAAGTCGCCTACGCACTACCAGAAAAACAATCTTTACTGGAGCTGCAGGTGAACAAAGCTGCAACGGTTGAGGAAGCTATAAATACCAGTGGTATTTTAGTGAGTCATCCAGAGGTTGATCTGTCTGTTTTGAAAGTCGGCATTTGGTCAAAAACATGTAAATTAGACGCTAACTTAAGAGACGGCGACCGTATTGAAATATATCGCCCGCTCATTGCAGATCCAAAAGAGGTCCGTAAACGTCGCGCTGAAAAAGCAATTCAAGAAGGACGCGCGGATAAAGTCACCGGTGGTAGACCAAACCCTCGTAAAAAAGCCGAAGATTAA
- a CDS encoding CHASE domain-containing protein has translation MGLSENKSVIVLVAFFSYYLFAKLGLLFAIPPGFASAIWPAAGIGLACYLIFGGWAIVGVFLASLFANYQVAYSAEVPFSYQLFVLPAVLAFGTSLQLIVTKYLLTRFCHVPIKATSLKSVIQFLAVVGPVSCLVASLINTTAISLANDIEISQTLFIALTWWIGDFLGVIFFTPVMLSVFDNDFYQQKKDRLKIAIPALMLFLLVSFVFHLSRTNYEDTRHENFVTETVAFSQKVNLIENTITQQLVALKGLFDSSTKVSREEFKGFTHSINNPAIKIRAIAWLPKILDENRDEFQNRISANEFEGYTIKHFVDGEFIVAEQQDYYLPILYSEPQALNSAAIGLDVRPHSIVGETVKKAINSGTMAVSPQLSLVQQVEKFNTVIVYYPYFDGGTTPEEGVRENKLLGVFEVALELDQLVLSMYDDTMKKHFVFQTQYLQDQQTTAFFNSDYREEALFKHSSTYSFFDTNLLVLYSSTSEFDNASVDWSSWLIIVIGCLVSSFSVIFIIIMTNLSEMLESKVESKTKELSDKNAELRKANEAKSRFLANMSHEYRTPLNAIIGFAQLGMNDHSGKKSAEFFEQILNSSKFLLGIINNVLDFSKISEHKIVLESKAFDVGRSVDTIFNLLKEKAHSKGVKLIIDKNNLDTYQVIGDSVRLEQVLMNLVDNAVKFTAIGSVTLAASLKNVKGSSGQLFIKVKDEGIGIPQNKVESLFQSFTQADESTTREFGGTGLGLAIVKQLCDAMGASIDVYSLEGQGTSFEILMPVKLQESEMIDNEKDTASYSINSSKRGMKFSALVVEDNKINQLIANKQLELLQVKSHLADDGQQGLDYLALHKPDIVFVDLHMPVLDGFSMIREMKKTLELASIPVVIISASVSEEDREYAKILGVNDYVTKPFMLEELDRVVKKLLCDKQKSQQ, from the coding sequence TTGGGTCTTTCAGAAAACAAAAGTGTAATAGTATTAGTCGCGTTTTTTAGCTATTACTTATTCGCAAAGTTAGGATTGTTATTTGCAATACCACCTGGCTTTGCAAGTGCAATATGGCCAGCGGCCGGTATTGGTTTAGCCTGCTATCTTATTTTTGGTGGCTGGGCCATTGTCGGTGTATTTTTGGCTTCACTGTTTGCAAACTACCAAGTTGCCTATAGCGCTGAAGTCCCGTTTTCTTATCAACTTTTTGTATTACCCGCAGTTTTAGCGTTCGGCACCTCATTACAATTAATCGTTACAAAATACCTTCTGACGCGTTTTTGTCATGTGCCTATTAAGGCAACCAGCCTAAAAAGTGTGATTCAATTTTTAGCGGTCGTTGGCCCTGTATCTTGTTTGGTGGCTTCTTTAATTAATACTACGGCAATATCTTTAGCCAATGATATCGAGATTAGTCAAACATTGTTTATTGCCCTCACGTGGTGGATAGGGGACTTTCTCGGCGTTATCTTTTTTACGCCAGTCATGTTATCTGTTTTTGACAATGACTTTTACCAGCAAAAAAAAGATCGCCTTAAAATCGCCATTCCCGCTTTGATGCTGTTTTTACTAGTTTCGTTTGTCTTTCATTTATCAAGAACAAACTATGAAGACACCCGACATGAAAATTTTGTTACAGAAACTGTTGCGTTCTCTCAAAAAGTTAACTTAATAGAAAATACAATTACCCAGCAGCTCGTTGCTTTAAAAGGCTTATTCGATAGTAGTACAAAGGTTAGCAGAGAAGAGTTTAAAGGTTTTACCCACAGCATTAACAATCCTGCAATTAAAATTAGAGCGATAGCCTGGCTCCCTAAAATTTTAGATGAAAATCGTGATGAGTTTCAAAACAGAATATCAGCGAATGAGTTTGAGGGTTATACGATTAAGCACTTTGTTGATGGTGAGTTTATTGTGGCAGAGCAACAAGATTATTACTTGCCGATCCTATACTCTGAGCCACAAGCCTTAAATAGTGCAGCAATAGGATTAGATGTTCGTCCTCATAGTATTGTCGGCGAGACGGTAAAAAAAGCCATCAATAGCGGTACAATGGCGGTATCTCCGCAGTTATCATTAGTACAACAGGTTGAGAAATTTAATACGGTTATTGTTTACTACCCTTATTTTGACGGCGGAACGACTCCCGAAGAGGGTGTTCGTGAAAATAAGTTGTTAGGTGTTTTCGAAGTTGCGCTGGAGTTAGATCAGCTTGTTTTAAGCATGTACGATGACACGATGAAAAAACACTTCGTATTTCAAACTCAGTATTTACAAGACCAGCAGACAACGGCTTTCTTTAATTCAGACTATCGCGAAGAGGCACTCTTTAAGCACAGTTCAACATATTCATTTTTTGATACTAACTTACTCGTGCTCTACTCAAGTACATCAGAATTTGATAACGCTTCGGTAGACTGGTCTAGCTGGCTGATAATTGTTATTGGCTGTTTAGTAAGTAGTTTTAGTGTGATATTCATCATCATAATGACGAACTTGAGTGAAATGCTTGAATCAAAAGTTGAAAGTAAAACTAAAGAGTTAAGTGACAAGAATGCAGAGCTGAGAAAAGCGAACGAGGCTAAAAGTCGCTTTTTGGCAAATATGAGCCACGAATATCGAACACCGCTAAATGCAATTATTGGTTTTGCACAATTAGGAATGAATGATCATAGTGGTAAAAAATCTGCTGAGTTTTTTGAACAAATACTGAATTCATCAAAGTTTTTATTAGGCATTATTAATAACGTGCTCGATTTTTCAAAAATATCAGAACACAAAATTGTTCTGGAAAGTAAGGCATTTGACGTAGGACGTTCAGTAGACACGATTTTTAATCTATTAAAAGAAAAAGCGCACTCAAAAGGTGTAAAACTTATAATAGATAAAAACAATCTTGATACTTATCAAGTCATCGGCGACTCCGTTAGATTAGAACAAGTCCTAATGAATTTAGTGGATAACGCCGTTAAATTTACTGCGATTGGAAGTGTGACTTTAGCGGCTAGTTTAAAAAATGTTAAGGGAAGCTCAGGCCAACTCTTCATTAAAGTGAAAGATGAAGGTATTGGAATTCCACAAAACAAGGTTGAATCACTTTTTCAAAGCTTTACTCAAGCCGATGAGTCTACAACTAGAGAGTTTGGTGGCACAGGCTTGGGATTAGCGATTGTTAAGCAGTTATGCGACGCTATGGGGGCAAGTATTGACGTCTACAGCCTTGAAGGCCAAGGTACAAGTTTTGAGATTTTGATGCCGGTTAAACTACAAGAATCAGAAATGATAGACAATGAAAAAGATACAGCATCATATTCAATAAACTCGTCAAAGCGAGGTATGAAGTTTAGTGCCTTAGTTGTTGAAGACAACAAAATAAATCAACTAATCGCAAACAAGCAATTAGAACTGTTACAAGTGAAGTCTCACTTAGCTGATGACGGTCAGCAAGGGTTAGATTATTTAGCTCTGCATAAGCCAGACATTGTTTTTGTTGACCTGCACATGCCGGTGTTAGATGGCTTTTCTATGATACGAGAAATGAAAAAGACCCTTGAACTCGCCTCTATTCCAGTGGTTATTATAAGTGCAAGCGTGAGTGAGGAAGATAGGGAATATGCCAAGATATTAGGTGTAAACGACTACGTAACAAAGCCGTTCATGTTAGAAGAGTTGGACAGGGTGGTTAAAAAGCTCTTGTGTGATAAACAAAAAAGCCAGCAATAA
- a CDS encoding dipeptidase: MKSLSVTAIYAAMALSFLSSSQVNAIEVSQKAKDIAQNTIIVDSHIDVPYRINRRWEDVTVATAKGDFDYPRAKKGGLNAPFMSIYLPATMEGPGKDYGVQLAHQLIDSVEAIAARAPSKFAVAYSTKDVEEHFKKGLISLPMGMENGSPIAGSLDNLKMFYDRGIRYITLAHSLSNHISDSSYDLRRNWKGLSPFGKELVVEMNKLGVMVDISHVSDAAFYQAIEITKAPAIASHSSLRRFTPGFERNMDDKMIKALAKNGGVIQINFGSSFVSQETRDWQDNLSKKFEEAGTKWGEPKANEIAEAYRKENPYPFASLDTVLDHIDHVKSLVGIDYVGIGSDFDGVGDSLPRDLKDVSYFPHLVQGLLNRGYTEQEIKKVLSGNFMRVWKEVEKVAASM, encoded by the coding sequence ATGAAGTCGTTATCCGTTACTGCTATTTATGCTGCTATGGCCTTGTCATTTCTGTCATCAAGCCAAGTGAATGCCATCGAAGTGTCTCAAAAGGCCAAAGATATCGCTCAAAATACAATTATTGTTGATAGCCATATTGACGTGCCATATCGTATAAATAGACGATGGGAAGATGTTACAGTAGCTACTGCCAAAGGTGATTTTGACTACCCTCGTGCCAAAAAAGGCGGCCTCAATGCGCCGTTTATGTCAATTTATCTTCCTGCAACAATGGAAGGGCCGGGTAAAGACTATGGGGTACAACTTGCGCACCAACTTATCGATTCAGTAGAGGCTATTGCCGCGCGCGCCCCTTCAAAATTTGCTGTAGCTTATTCAACAAAAGATGTAGAAGAGCACTTTAAAAAAGGGCTTATTTCATTGCCAATGGGAATGGAAAACGGCAGTCCAATTGCGGGTAGTCTAGACAATTTAAAAATGTTTTATGATCGCGGTATTCGCTACATCACGTTAGCGCATTCTCTATCAAACCATATCTCAGACTCATCATACGATTTGCGTCGAAACTGGAAAGGTCTAAGCCCATTTGGTAAAGAGTTAGTTGTTGAAATGAACAAGCTTGGCGTAATGGTTGATATTTCACACGTTTCGGATGCTGCTTTTTATCAAGCTATCGAAATAACAAAGGCTCCAGCTATAGCGTCACACTCGTCATTGCGTCGTTTTACACCAGGCTTTGAGCGTAATATGGATGATAAAATGATTAAGGCACTGGCAAAAAATGGTGGTGTTATTCAAATAAACTTCGGTTCTAGTTTTGTGTCTCAAGAAACTAGAGATTGGCAAGACAATTTAAGCAAAAAGTTTGAAGAAGCTGGCACCAAGTGGGGCGAGCCTAAAGCTAATGAGATTGCAGAAGCTTACCGTAAAGAAAACCCATACCCGTTTGCGTCGTTAGATACAGTGTTAGATCATATTGATCATGTAAAAAGCCTGGTTGGTATTGACTATGTTGGTATCGGATCAGATTTTGATGGTGTAGGTGACTCGTTGCCACGTGACTTAAAAGACGTTTCTTACTTCCCGCACCTTGTTCAAGGTTTGTTAAACCGTGGCTATACCGAACAAGAGATTAAAAAAGTATTATCAGGTAACTTTATGCGTGTGTGGAAAGAAGTTGAAAAAGTAGCGGCATCAATGTAG
- a CDS encoding outer membrane protein assembly factor BamE — protein MKKIFLILLTLTVVSGCSSWVYKYDIVQGNYLNTRDIDKLRVEMTKEQVKYVLGTPVVSNSFRDDDWHYVYTIRLGKSDEFVKKELIVHFVDGKVNKVTGDFDQPKDFNTPLEG, from the coding sequence ATGAAAAAGATTTTTTTAATTTTATTAACCTTAACGGTTGTTTCTGGCTGTAGTAGTTGGGTTTATAAATACGATATTGTTCAAGGTAATTACTTGAACACAAGAGACATAGATAAACTTCGTGTCGAAATGACCAAGGAACAAGTTAAATATGTACTTGGTACTCCTGTTGTCTCGAATTCTTTTCGTGATGATGATTGGCACTATGTTTATACCATTCGTTTAGGCAAAAGTGACGAGTTTGTTAAGAAAGAGCTAATCGTTCACTTTGTAGATGGCAAGGTTAACAAGGTGACGGGTGATTTTGATCAACCCAAAGACTTTAATACGCCGTTAGAAGGCTAA
- a CDS encoding DUF2750 domain-containing protein, whose product MKNDSTTINEFFEEVKATQMIWALHDKDSEGWVIVDSIQFEDTDVILLWSRESIAQKSCTEEWASYTPTQISVAEWLEFWVEDLSQDNIIVGLDWQDDGECPELELGEFSQRIADLEKL is encoded by the coding sequence ATGAAGAATGACAGCACAACAATTAATGAATTTTTTGAAGAAGTAAAAGCGACCCAAATGATTTGGGCCCTGCACGACAAAGACTCTGAAGGCTGGGTGATAGTCGATTCGATTCAATTTGAAGATACAGATGTAATTTTACTTTGGTCTCGTGAATCTATAGCTCAAAAAAGCTGTACAGAAGAATGGGCAAGTTATACGCCGACGCAAATTTCCGTTGCGGAATGGTTAGAGTTTTGGGTAGAAGACTTAAGCCAGGACAATATTATTGTTGGGCTTGATTGGCAAGACGATGGTGAGTGCCCAGAACTGGAGCTTGGTGAGTTCAGTCAACGTATTGCAGACCTAGAAAAATTATAG
- a CDS encoding FlgO family outer membrane protein, whose product MKFNNLKIKLSLSICIATIVSACSLTPQPEVVVEVKNEDICMNKKGDIIDCPPNIGQFDAFDGPSENKVIAAKPVKSQYSPEPKVRAEDNMVYIPQHGLTGNQHSVLLSEYVEQISNKLIANLSNETKHAVVGITSFVDFSNDLGTLTPVGNIVAEHFTTELFQNGFTVSDYKVKSAISVTPQGDFVFSRNADKLGGAESMTHVLTGTIMYQQTGLLINARIVNFDNKWVISTASGFIPYFILDTVIPHNAKQIVL is encoded by the coding sequence ATGAAATTTAATAACCTGAAAATTAAATTGTCGTTAAGCATTTGTATCGCCACTATTGTATCGGCATGCTCATTAACGCCTCAGCCCGAGGTCGTGGTTGAAGTTAAAAACGAAGATATTTGCATGAACAAAAAGGGTGATATTATCGATTGCCCACCTAATATTGGTCAGTTCGACGCTTTTGATGGTCCTTCTGAGAATAAGGTAATAGCCGCAAAACCAGTAAAGTCACAGTACTCACCAGAACCCAAAGTGAGAGCTGAGGACAACATGGTTTATATCCCGCAACATGGCTTAACCGGTAATCAACACTCGGTATTACTCAGTGAGTATGTTGAGCAAATATCGAACAAGTTAATAGCAAATTTATCGAATGAGACCAAGCATGCCGTTGTTGGTATTACCTCGTTTGTTGATTTTAGTAATGACTTAGGAACGTTAACGCCTGTCGGTAATATTGTGGCAGAGCATTTTACAACGGAGCTTTTTCAAAACGGCTTTACCGTTTCAGATTACAAGGTAAAAAGTGCCATAAGTGTCACACCACAAGGTGACTTTGTATTTTCACGCAATGCGGACAAACTCGGTGGTGCAGAATCGATGACACACGTACTAACAGGCACAATTATGTATCAACAAACAGGTCTGTTAATAAACGCTCGTATTGTTAATTTTGACAATAAGTGGGTTATATCAACGGCGAGTGGATTTATCCCTTACTTTATTTTAGATACTGTTATTCCTCATAACGCCAAACAAATCGTATTATAG